A single region of the Gracilibacillus caseinilyticus genome encodes:
- a CDS encoding GntR family transcriptional regulator, translating into MVNERWNNNDEAIGISLPEQIAKYILKKIMKGELVQGDKIVEEYIASELKTSRAPVREALYLLQVDNIVERIPRRGTIVKSFTDKEIKEYAEVMAGLIQMAFDMSKDNWRNPAVVAILDQKLDALNEVFVKRKLIDYQQKANLLTSYFFEVADNKALSKFYHESVYILNVFAQVKWKVDTMEHFHPQISCIVALLKASKIEDAKAIVPNLLMDTLE; encoded by the coding sequence TTGGTTAATGAAAGATGGAATAACAATGATGAAGCAATCGGTATTTCCTTGCCGGAGCAAATTGCGAAATACATACTAAAAAAAATTATGAAAGGAGAGTTGGTACAAGGAGACAAAATTGTAGAAGAATATATTGCCTCTGAGCTTAAGACTAGTCGTGCCCCAGTAAGAGAAGCATTATATCTGCTGCAGGTTGATAATATTGTAGAACGTATTCCTAGAAGAGGTACAATCGTCAAATCCTTCACGGATAAGGAAATAAAAGAATATGCAGAAGTCATGGCCGGATTAATTCAAATGGCTTTCGATATGTCCAAAGACAATTGGAGAAATCCAGCCGTTGTCGCAATCCTTGACCAAAAACTAGACGCATTGAATGAAGTCTTTGTAAAGCGGAAGCTGATAGACTATCAACAGAAGGCGAACTTATTGACCAGCTATTTCTTCGAGGTAGCTGACAATAAAGCTTTAAGCAAATTTTATCATGAGTCCGTTTATATTCTGAACGTATTCGCTCAAGTAAAATGGAAGGTAGACACGATGGAACATTTTCATCCGCAAATCAGCTGTATTGTCGCTTTACTAAAAGCCTCAAAAATTGAAGATGCCAAAGCCATTGTGCCGAATTTATTAATGGATACATTAGAGTAG
- a CDS encoding SDR family NAD(P)-dependent oxidoreductase, with protein sequence MDFNGKVVLITGAAGGIGIAAAKAFANQGAKLALVDLSKKAIEAKAADLNTENTLILSADVTKEEDVIQYVEETKNKFGSIDVFINNAGINGKFGNLDEQTEDNFQAVFGVNVLGAFLGLKHVLPVMKQQESGAIVNTASNGGLLGAPGMGIYAASKHAVIGLNKTAALEAASYGVRVNAVAPSGVDTKMMRSIETNAMPGSEENARTQFEASVPMNRYATAEEIADLMVFLASDKASFISGAYYRIDGGQGATSV encoded by the coding sequence ATGGATTTCAATGGGAAAGTTGTATTAATCACGGGCGCAGCTGGTGGAATAGGAATTGCTGCTGCGAAAGCCTTTGCAAACCAAGGTGCTAAACTAGCATTAGTAGACTTATCAAAAAAAGCGATCGAAGCGAAGGCTGCTGATCTTAATACCGAAAATACGTTAATTCTTTCAGCAGACGTTACCAAGGAAGAAGATGTTATCCAATATGTTGAAGAAACAAAGAATAAATTTGGCAGCATAGATGTATTTATCAACAACGCTGGCATTAATGGAAAATTCGGCAATCTAGACGAACAGACCGAAGACAATTTTCAGGCAGTATTTGGGGTTAATGTGTTAGGTGCATTTTTGGGCTTAAAACATGTATTGCCGGTTATGAAGCAACAGGAAAGTGGTGCAATTGTCAATACTGCATCCAATGGTGGCTTGTTAGGTGCACCAGGGATGGGGATTTATGCGGCTTCCAAACATGCGGTAATTGGATTGAACAAAACAGCAGCACTAGAAGCAGCTTCATATGGTGTACGTGTGAATGCGGTGGCGCCATCAGGAGTAGATACAAAAATGATGAGATCGATCGAAACCAATGCGATGCCAGGCAGTGAAGAAAATGCGAGAACACAATTTGAAGCGAGTGTACCGATGAATCGTTATGCCACTGCGGAAGAAATTGCAGATCTAATGGTGTTTCTGGCATCAGATAAAGCATCTTTTATTTCCGGTGCATATTATCGAATTGACGGTGGTCAAGGCGCTACATCTGTATAA
- a CDS encoding SDR family NAD(P)-dependent oxidoreductase, producing the protein MIQLEGKVAVVTGGASGIGLATVKAFTNKGAKVVIADFNEEGGKKAEQDLKEQGLDVLFVKVDVADEASVENMVAETVNTYGTVHVLVNNAGFGSMSASHERTYQDYLNIVNVNQGGVFLGSKHAIKEMLKNGGGSIINTASILGFVAQPEALPYNAAKGAVITMTKSLAVEYADKNIRVNAVAPGFVESGAVNKEALGDFYDGLVAKHPIGRLGDPEEIAHAVIFLAENEFVTGTTVTVDGGYTAI; encoded by the coding sequence ATGATTCAATTAGAGGGGAAAGTAGCTGTAGTTACCGGAGGAGCATCTGGTATTGGATTAGCAACTGTGAAAGCTTTTACGAACAAAGGGGCTAAAGTTGTTATTGCAGATTTTAATGAAGAAGGGGGTAAGAAAGCGGAACAGGATTTAAAGGAACAAGGTTTAGATGTATTATTCGTTAAAGTAGATGTAGCAGATGAAGCTTCTGTTGAAAATATGGTTGCTGAAACGGTTAACACATATGGAACAGTACATGTTTTAGTGAATAATGCTGGTTTTGGTTCTATGAGTGCTTCACACGAGAGAACGTATCAAGATTACTTAAACATTGTGAATGTAAATCAAGGTGGTGTGTTCTTAGGATCAAAACATGCAATTAAAGAAATGTTGAAAAATGGTGGAGGTTCTATCATTAACACAGCTTCCATTCTTGGCTTTGTGGCTCAGCCAGAAGCATTACCGTACAATGCGGCAAAAGGTGCAGTTATCACTATGACAAAATCATTAGCAGTGGAATATGCTGATAAAAATATTCGTGTTAATGCTGTAGCACCTGGTTTTGTTGAATCAGGAGCAGTAAACAAAGAGGCACTAGGTGATTTCTACGATGGCTTAGTTGCTAAACATCCAATCGGACGACTTGGTGACCCGGAAGAAATTGCCCATGCGGTTATCTTTTTAGCAGAAAATGAATTCGTAACAGGAACAACTGTTACTGTAGATGGCGGGTATACAGCTATTTAA
- a CDS encoding VOC family protein: MPINPYLMLNGNAREAIHFYEEAFQTEADSMQTYGEMPGDTSNIPVEAKALILHAKIEVDGTPIMISDVMPNSSFVQGDNINLTLVSNDADFITHAYETLKQNGNIEMELQETFWTKHFAKLTDQFGVQWQLSVE, encoded by the coding sequence ATGCCGATTAATCCTTATTTGATGTTAAATGGAAATGCACGTGAAGCCATACATTTTTATGAAGAAGCTTTTCAAACGGAAGCTGATTCGATGCAAACTTATGGTGAAATGCCTGGAGATACAAGTAATATCCCGGTTGAGGCAAAAGCTCTCATTTTGCATGCTAAAATTGAAGTGGATGGTACACCAATCATGATCTCTGATGTAATGCCCAATAGTTCCTTTGTCCAAGGCGATAATATTAACTTAACACTTGTTAGCAATGATGCAGATTTCATTACACATGCGTATGAAACTTTGAAGCAAAATGGTAACATCGAAATGGAATTACAGGAAACCTTTTGGACCAAGCATTTCGCAAAACTAACCGATCAATTCGGCGTACAATGGCAATTAAGTGTGGAATGA
- a CDS encoding DUF3949 domain-containing protein: MFDVIIITVALYLFVTIIAVPFQYRYLVGVLEEQQRLNQSTIEYYEKKEFSEQLLHANAQSGFLILANLIAYLILKMKKPVL; encoded by the coding sequence ATGTTTGATGTCATAATCATTACCGTAGCACTATACCTTTTCGTAACCATTATTGCTGTTCCATTTCAATATCGTTATTTGGTGGGTGTACTGGAAGAACAGCAACGCCTTAACCAATCAACAATAGAATATTATGAGAAGAAAGAATTCAGTGAACAACTGCTTCATGCCAATGCACAAAGTGGCTTTCTCATTTTGGCTAATTTGATTGCCTATCTGATATTGAAAATGAAAAAGCCAGTTCTATAA
- a CDS encoding TetR/AcrR family transcriptional regulator, with protein sequence MTAKLDRRKKYTRMVLKDSLINLLQHKPISAITVKEICVKADINRSTFYTHYQDQTDLLMQIEEELVEDLHRYLDAFSVESEDDALKTLEKLLEYIKERKNMCQTLLNKHSDTKFENRIIIIARQFVMDHKINMRSEEAAYLSSFLISGAMQVIKDWLANNTKQTPKQIAEMIDMFVHKGVNAYLH encoded by the coding sequence ATGACAGCGAAACTTGATAGAAGAAAAAAATATACACGAATGGTCCTGAAGGATAGTCTGATAAACTTACTGCAGCACAAACCAATTTCTGCGATTACCGTGAAAGAAATTTGTGTCAAAGCAGATATCAACCGTTCTACCTTCTACACACATTATCAGGATCAAACGGACTTACTGATGCAGATCGAAGAGGAGTTAGTGGAGGATTTACATCGTTATCTGGATGCATTTAGCGTTGAATCAGAGGATGATGCATTAAAAACGCTTGAAAAATTATTAGAATATATAAAAGAAAGAAAAAACATGTGTCAGACGTTGTTAAATAAACATTCTGATACAAAATTTGAGAATCGTATTATCATCATTGCCAGACAATTTGTAATGGATCATAAAATAAACATGCGATCAGAAGAGGCAGCCTATTTAAGCTCATTCTTAATAAGTGGTGCGATGCAGGTTATTAAAGACTGGCTAGCCAATAATACGAAACAAACACCAAAACAGATTGCCGAGATGATTGACATGTTTGTCCACAAAGGCGTCAATGCATATTTACATTGA
- a CDS encoding efflux RND transporter permease subunit: MIDLSTKIIRYKKPIVIIFFILTIISAVATLGVSINYNMADYLPEDSPSMNAVDLMDAEFESGVENARVLLNDVSVQEALDYKKQLEEIDGVNEVMWLDDAIDLKKPLEMADKDTVETYYKESNALISLHIREGDEVAITDKIYELIGDENALAGEAVDTASSQKMAGQESAYAAMLLVPIIIIILIVSTNSWMEPVFFLTAIGVSVLINLGTNIFLGEISFVTQSVAPILQLAVSLDYAIFLLHSFSNFRDRGEEPTTAMRSAMKQSFSAITASASTTFFGFIALTFMNFEIGADLGVNLVKGIVLSFISVMVFLPALTLTFYKWIDKTQHKAIIPRFKNVGSRVLKLRVPVLLFILLLIVPAFLAQSNTNFIYGTGTQPEDTRIGRDDAMIEDVFGKMTPMVLLVPRGDVAKEEELVQELKDIDDVSSVMAYVNTVDPAIPPEYLGDSVTNQFYSDNYARIILNTTTDSEGEEAFSLIETVRSDMESFYNGEGYLLGESVTLYDMKSVVQKDNVVVNLLTVISIALVLLVTFRSLTIPIVLLLTIEAAVWINLAVPYFMDTSLVYVGYLIISTVQLAATVDYGILLTEAYNENRKKMPALQAIKKTINEKIFSIIISASILSSVGFILWATSTNPIVSSIGLLLGRGALLAFIMVVVFLPAMLVIFDKVIKKTTWKSNFYEGEDK, encoded by the coding sequence ATGATTGACCTTTCAACAAAGATAATTCGTTATAAAAAACCAATCGTAATTATATTCTTTATCCTGACGATAATCAGTGCCGTGGCAACATTAGGTGTCTCGATCAATTATAATATGGCTGATTACCTTCCGGAGGACTCACCATCAATGAATGCAGTTGATTTAATGGATGCAGAATTTGAATCAGGAGTCGAAAATGCACGTGTATTGCTAAACGATGTGAGCGTGCAGGAAGCGTTGGATTACAAGAAACAACTAGAAGAAATTGATGGAGTAAACGAAGTGATGTGGCTGGATGATGCCATTGATCTTAAAAAGCCGCTCGAAATGGCAGATAAGGATACAGTAGAAACCTACTACAAAGAAAGCAACGCATTAATCTCCTTACATATTCGGGAAGGTGATGAAGTAGCGATTACTGATAAGATTTATGAGTTGATCGGTGATGAGAATGCATTGGCTGGGGAAGCTGTAGATACTGCTTCTTCACAAAAAATGGCAGGTCAGGAGTCTGCCTATGCAGCCATGTTACTAGTGCCTATCATCATTATTATCCTGATTGTATCCACCAACTCATGGATGGAACCTGTATTCTTCTTAACCGCAATTGGGGTATCGGTGCTGATCAATCTCGGAACGAATATTTTCCTTGGAGAAATATCATTTGTGACCCAGTCCGTCGCACCAATATTGCAGCTGGCAGTCTCGCTCGATTATGCGATCTTTCTGTTACACAGTTTTTCTAATTTCCGTGATCGAGGCGAAGAACCAACTACGGCGATGCGCTCAGCGATGAAACAATCATTCTCTGCGATAACTGCAAGTGCCTCTACTACCTTCTTCGGTTTTATCGCACTAACCTTTATGAATTTTGAAATTGGTGCAGATTTGGGTGTTAATCTAGTAAAAGGTATTGTACTCAGCTTTATCAGTGTAATGGTCTTCTTGCCAGCATTGACGTTAACCTTTTATAAATGGATTGATAAAACACAGCATAAAGCGATCATTCCTCGTTTCAAAAATGTCGGAAGCCGTGTGCTGAAACTAAGAGTGCCTGTATTATTGTTCATTTTGTTACTGATTGTTCCTGCCTTTTTGGCACAAAGTAATACCAACTTCATTTACGGTACAGGAACACAACCGGAAGACACTCGAATTGGTCGTGATGATGCGATGATTGAAGATGTATTTGGAAAAATGACACCAATGGTATTACTAGTACCGCGTGGTGATGTTGCGAAAGAGGAAGAACTTGTTCAAGAATTGAAAGACATAGATGATGTGTCGAGCGTAATGGCTTATGTTAATACGGTTGATCCAGCCATTCCACCTGAATATTTGGGGGATTCTGTAACAAATCAATTTTATTCGGATAATTATGCCAGAATTATCCTGAATACAACAACAGATTCAGAAGGTGAGGAAGCATTCTCCTTAATCGAAACAGTAAGATCTGATATGGAAAGTTTTTATAATGGAGAAGGCTATTTGCTCGGTGAGAGCGTCACGTTATATGATATGAAAAGCGTCGTCCAGAAAGATAATGTAGTGGTTAACTTATTAACAGTTATTTCCATCGCGCTTGTGTTGTTAGTCACCTTCCGTTCATTAACGATTCCGATCGTATTACTGTTGACGATAGAAGCAGCTGTATGGATTAATTTAGCCGTTCCTTATTTTATGGATACATCACTGGTGTATGTCGGTTATCTGATCATTAGTACAGTCCAGCTGGCAGCAACGGTCGATTACGGGATTCTATTAACAGAAGCCTATAATGAAAACCGTAAAAAGATGCCAGCATTGCAGGCGATTAAGAAAACCATTAATGAGAAGATTTTCTCCATTATAATTTCTGCATCGATTTTATCAAGTGTTGGGTTCATATTATGGGCGACTTCTACCAATCCGATTGTGTCGTCCATCGGTCTGCTACTTGGACGTGGCGCATTACTGGCGTTTATCATGGTAGTAGTCTTCCTGCCAGCGATGCTTGTAATTTTTGATAAAGTGATTAAAAAAACGACATGGAAATCAAACTTTTATGAGGGGGAAGATAAATGA
- a CDS encoding YhgE/Pip domain-containing protein — translation MMKTKRLAVIGMATLLVFPVSPVHAQDNVEKEEVVYATLDPTGSQNDMYVVNSFELSEPSDVTDYGDYTKVQNLTDQTEIAKDGNEMSFSTDNDQFYYQGDLEDKALPWNFDISYTLDGESIKPDQLLGKDGHVKIEITPSVNENVNQVFSENYLLQISVTVDAALYQNLQAPEGTLANAGKNKQVSFTMMPDQVKSFVLEADVENFELEAIDFSAVPSSMSIESPNMDDVTKDFKSLADATAEVNDGVGELANGISELNNGVVQLQDGSAAYKNGITELDNGSDQLVNGSASIKNALNTMKSSLDVELGGADFSELQNGLEEIAKGLDEAAGGLTQLQENYQQAYNALEESINAIPSNVSEDEMKALQAAVKDNEQNAAALKKLLKTYEAAQAAKGTYDQVNKAFSAVSPTLKEVDGSLTKMAESIRTMASEMAKATEDMNIESSINQLTEGITQLSNKYNDFHSGLVEYTNGVGELSNAYGEVHSGITELADGTQELENGANELHDGTTELADSTSDLPDQVQQEIDDMINEYDKSDFEAESFVSDKNENVKSVQFVIKTESITYDDENEDENSGESEEKKGIWQRFLDLFR, via the coding sequence ATGATGAAAACAAAACGATTGGCTGTAATTGGTATGGCGACGCTATTAGTTTTTCCTGTCTCTCCCGTACATGCGCAGGATAATGTTGAAAAGGAAGAAGTTGTTTATGCAACGTTAGATCCAACTGGTAGTCAGAACGATATGTATGTCGTCAATAGCTTTGAATTATCTGAGCCAAGTGATGTGACAGATTACGGTGATTATACGAAAGTACAAAATTTAACAGATCAGACGGAGATTGCGAAAGACGGAAATGAGATGTCATTTTCTACTGATAATGATCAGTTCTACTATCAAGGTGACTTGGAAGACAAAGCATTGCCATGGAACTTTGACATTTCCTATACGCTAGATGGTGAGTCGATCAAGCCGGATCAATTACTTGGCAAAGATGGTCATGTGAAAATTGAGATAACACCCTCTGTCAATGAAAATGTTAATCAGGTGTTTAGTGAGAACTATTTGTTGCAAATTTCTGTAACAGTGGATGCTGCTCTATATCAAAATTTACAAGCACCTGAAGGTACACTGGCAAATGCAGGGAAAAATAAGCAAGTTTCATTTACGATGATGCCCGATCAGGTAAAAAGTTTTGTACTTGAAGCAGATGTCGAGAATTTTGAGTTAGAAGCAATTGATTTTTCAGCTGTTCCATCATCCATGTCAATCGAATCACCCAATATGGATGATGTGACCAAAGATTTTAAATCATTAGCAGATGCGACTGCGGAAGTGAATGATGGTGTCGGTGAGCTTGCAAATGGGATCAGTGAACTGAATAATGGTGTTGTACAGCTGCAGGATGGTTCTGCAGCGTACAAAAACGGCATTACTGAGCTTGATAATGGCTCTGATCAACTAGTGAACGGTTCTGCTTCTATTAAGAATGCATTAAATACAATGAAAAGCTCCTTAGACGTAGAACTAGGCGGAGCCGATTTTAGTGAACTGCAGAATGGTTTAGAAGAGATTGCAAAGGGATTAGATGAAGCAGCAGGCGGATTGACGCAATTGCAGGAAAATTATCAACAGGCGTATAATGCGCTGGAAGAGTCGATTAATGCTATTCCGTCCAACGTCTCAGAAGATGAAATGAAAGCTCTACAAGCGGCTGTAAAAGATAATGAGCAAAACGCTGCAGCATTAAAAAAGTTATTAAAAACGTATGAAGCAGCTCAAGCGGCTAAAGGGACATATGATCAAGTAAACAAAGCGTTCTCAGCGGTCAGTCCAACGCTAAAAGAAGTCGACGGTTCATTAACAAAAATGGCAGAATCAATAAGAACAATGGCTTCTGAGATGGCAAAAGCAACGGAAGATATGAATATTGAATCGTCCATTAATCAACTGACAGAAGGAATTACTCAACTTTCTAATAAGTATAATGATTTTCACTCCGGATTGGTTGAGTATACGAATGGTGTTGGTGAATTATCCAATGCATATGGAGAAGTGCATAGTGGTATTACGGAATTAGCTGATGGCACGCAAGAATTAGAGAACGGGGCTAACGAATTACATGATGGTACAACGGAATTAGCTGATTCTACAAGTGATTTACCAGATCAGGTACAACAGGAAATTGACGATATGATCAATGAATACGACAAATCTGATTTTGAAGCAGAATCATTCGTTTCTGATAAAAATGAAAATGTGAAATCTGTGCAGTTTGTTATCAAAACCGAAAGTATTACCTATGATGATGAGAATGAAGATGAAAATAGCGGTGAGTCAGAAGAAAAGAAAGGGATCTGGCAACGATTTTTAGATTTGTTCAGATAA
- a CDS encoding LLM class flavin-dependent oxidoreductase has product MKLSVLDQAPISRGDSPDLTLAHTLELAQWTESLGYHRYWIAEHHNTNGLASSSPEIVMTRIASVTNSIRVGSGGVLLPQYSPYKIAENFKTLEAFFPGRIDLGVGRSPGGSQLTRSALTDNQNKSMKDFPRQLTDLQGFLHNALPREHPFRLVKAGPRINHLPPIWVLGLSERGAIHAAEIGAGFVFGHFINPKNGHASIQSYKKHFQPSETMPEPKVIACVFVVCAETEKEAEELAMTQDKWLWSVGKGADTKVPSIEEVKKKAFTEEQVSMIQQNRERCVIGTPDQVKSALQELQHKYQADEIMVITNIHDFEAKKKSYQLLAEFVQPS; this is encoded by the coding sequence ATGAAACTAAGCGTTTTAGATCAGGCACCAATCTCAAGAGGGGATTCGCCAGATCTGACTCTTGCACATACACTCGAACTGGCACAATGGACAGAAAGCCTTGGGTATCACCGCTATTGGATTGCGGAACATCATAATACCAACGGATTAGCCAGTTCCTCTCCAGAAATAGTAATGACAAGGATTGCTTCTGTGACGAATTCAATTCGTGTCGGTTCTGGAGGAGTACTTTTGCCGCAATATAGTCCGTATAAAATTGCTGAAAATTTTAAAACGTTAGAGGCGTTTTTTCCAGGTAGGATTGATTTAGGTGTAGGCCGGTCTCCAGGGGGCTCACAATTAACACGTTCAGCGCTGACGGATAATCAGAATAAAAGTATGAAGGATTTTCCGCGGCAATTAACTGATTTACAAGGCTTTTTGCATAATGCATTACCGAGAGAGCATCCATTTCGTTTGGTGAAGGCAGGGCCGAGAATTAATCATTTGCCGCCGATTTGGGTGTTAGGTCTATCGGAAAGAGGCGCGATTCATGCAGCAGAAATTGGAGCAGGATTCGTATTCGGACATTTTATTAATCCAAAAAATGGCCACGCATCCATTCAAAGTTATAAAAAACATTTTCAACCCTCTGAAACGATGCCAGAACCGAAAGTTATAGCGTGTGTGTTCGTCGTATGTGCCGAAACTGAAAAAGAAGCAGAAGAATTAGCAATGACACAGGATAAATGGCTTTGGAGCGTTGGTAAAGGAGCAGATACAAAAGTACCTTCCATAGAGGAAGTGAAGAAAAAAGCATTTACAGAAGAACAAGTCTCTATGATACAACAAAACCGTGAACGATGTGTGATCGGAACACCCGATCAAGTAAAATCAGCATTACAAGAGTTACAGCATAAATACCAAGCCGATGAAATAATGGTGATCACCAACATTCACGATTTTGAAGCAAAAAAGAAATCTTACCAATTATTAGCTGAATTTGTTCAGCCTTCATAA
- a CDS encoding phosphatidate cytidylyltransferase has translation MGETYWILIVIGLIMLVTTTVFHFVMKWQSARDFSLIRFRIKTWWGMFGIFCVATLFNSTISLCAIMVLSYFALKEYFSMMKTRKSDRRLFLWAYLTIPIQFYWIYIGWYGMFIVFIPIYVFLFLPLPRIIGKGTIGFLRSVSVTQWGLMLMVFGLSHLAFFSVASPEYGANLVLYLIILTQINDVVQYLVSLYIGRKKVAPTANSYITWEGLAAGVIATMLTAYLIYRFVTPFDLPFAVLMGLLISVVGYFGSLTISVLKRDLLIGNREKMEQLKGRYLHRIDSLAYTAPVFFHVVRYFFDFM, from the coding sequence TTGGGTGAAACGTACTGGATATTAATTGTAATAGGCTTGATCATGCTGGTGACTACCACTGTCTTTCATTTCGTTATGAAATGGCAATCTGCAAGGGATTTCTCATTAATCCGTTTTCGGATCAAGACGTGGTGGGGGATGTTTGGTATTTTTTGTGTGGCTACTTTATTTAATTCTACTATTTCGTTATGTGCTATTATGGTGCTTAGTTACTTTGCTTTGAAGGAATACTTTTCCATGATGAAGACGAGAAAGTCAGATCGACGACTTTTTTTATGGGCGTATCTCACAATTCCAATTCAATTTTATTGGATATACATTGGCTGGTATGGCATGTTTATTGTTTTCATTCCAATCTATGTTTTTTTATTTTTGCCATTACCAAGAATCATTGGAAAAGGGACAATAGGCTTCTTGCGATCCGTTAGTGTCACACAATGGGGCTTAATGCTGATGGTATTTGGTCTAAGTCACCTTGCTTTCTTCTCGGTAGCATCACCGGAATATGGAGCAAACCTTGTATTGTATCTGATTATATTGACGCAAATTAATGATGTCGTACAATATCTGGTTTCTTTATATATTGGCAGAAAAAAAGTGGCTCCAACAGCAAATTCTTATATTACCTGGGAAGGTCTTGCGGCAGGTGTTATAGCCACAATGTTGACTGCTTATCTTATTTATCGTTTTGTAACCCCATTTGATCTTCCTTTCGCTGTTCTTATGGGGTTGTTAATAAGTGTAGTCGGCTATTTTGGCAGTTTGACGATTTCTGTACTAAAAAGGGATCTATTGATCGGTAATAGGGAAAAAATGGAGCAGTTAAAAGGAAGGTATCTTCACCGAATCGACAGTTTAGCGTATACAGCGCCTGTCTTCTTTCATGTCGTACGATATTTTTTTGATTTTATGTAA
- a CDS encoding multidrug effflux MFS transporter translates to MLAMMGPFNIDMYLPSLPQIADDLDARTSIVQLSLTACLIGLALGQLVIGPISDAQGRRKPIIFFLSLFAVFSLVCAIAPNIYVLIGARFLQGFTGSAGVVLSRAVVRDVFDGRALTQFFSLLMVINATAPMIAPISGGGVLLLPNATWHTIFIFLCALGIVMVTITAFKLPETLPAEKRSPSSILKSVKTMGMLMKDKSFIGYAIVVCFVQGGTFAYVSGTPFIYQDLYHVSPQVFSILFGVNGLAIILGSFLVGKLSDHFAERNLLRTGVIISLCANTVLLLATIFHWPLYMIVIPLFFHLSSVGIILTSSFSLAMANQKQRAGTASALLGMLPLLMGALVSPLVGLDETTAVPMGAVLFTNSFIGAIIFFLFTKPDIKRS, encoded by the coding sequence ATGCTCGCGATGATGGGGCCGTTTAATATTGATATGTACTTACCAAGCTTACCGCAAATTGCAGATGATTTAGATGCACGTACATCGATCGTGCAATTAAGTCTAACTGCCTGTCTGATTGGTCTGGCACTTGGTCAGTTAGTTATTGGTCCAATTAGTGATGCACAGGGACGTAGAAAGCCAATTATATTTTTTCTTTCGTTGTTTGCTGTGTTCTCACTGGTTTGTGCTATTGCGCCAAACATTTATGTGCTGATTGGTGCAAGATTTCTGCAAGGTTTTACTGGGTCTGCAGGGGTTGTTCTGTCTCGGGCTGTCGTTCGGGATGTTTTTGACGGAAGAGCATTGACACAATTTTTCTCTCTATTAATGGTCATTAATGCAACTGCTCCTATGATAGCGCCGATATCAGGCGGTGGTGTATTATTATTACCAAATGCGACTTGGCATACAATTTTTATTTTCTTATGTGCGTTGGGTATCGTTATGGTAACCATTACTGCATTTAAATTACCAGAAACATTACCAGCAGAGAAGCGTTCTCCAAGTTCTATTTTAAAATCGGTGAAAACGATGGGAATGCTGATGAAAGATAAATCGTTTATAGGGTACGCTATCGTTGTATGCTTTGTACAGGGTGGGACGTTTGCCTATGTATCTGGAACACCTTTTATCTATCAGGATTTATATCATGTTTCTCCACAAGTATTCAGTATTTTATTTGGGGTAAATGGTTTGGCGATTATTCTGGGGAGCTTTTTAGTTGGTAAATTAAGCGATCATTTCGCTGAAAGAAATCTGCTTAGAACGGGGGTTATCATTTCACTTTGTGCTAATACTGTATTGTTGTTAGCGACGATCTTTCATTGGCCATTGTATATGATTGTAATTCCACTGTTTTTCCATTTAAGTTCTGTTGGTATTATTCTGACAAGTAGTTTCTCGCTAGCAATGGCAAATCAAAAACAACGTGCAGGTACTGCCAGTGCGTTATTAGGTATGCTGCCTTTGTTAATGGGAGCATTGGTCTCCCCTCTGGTAGGGCTTGATGAAACAACAGCAGTGCCAATGGGGGCAGTATTATTTACGAATTCCTTTATTGGTGCTATTATTTTCTTTTTATTTACGAAACCAGATATAAAACGGAGTTGA